GCTCATCCTCGAAATGGGCATCGATATCACGGAACAGAAACAGGCGCGGGAAGCCCTGCAGAACCTGAATCAGGTGCTTGAGCAACGCGTCGCCGAACGGACGACAGCTCTGCGCGAGAGCGAGGAAGACCTGAACCGCGCGCAGGCGGTGGCGCATACCGGCAGTTGGCGTCTCGACGTGCGGCGGAATGAGTTGCGATGGTCCGCCGAAACTTACCGGATATATGGCATTCCCGAGGGAACGCCGTTGACGTATGAAACATTTCTCGACTGCGTTCATCCGGATGACCGCGAGTACGTGGATCGCAAATGGAATGCCGCCGTGAGCGGCGCCCCCTACGACATCGAGCACCGAATCATCGTCGATGGCGCCGTCAAGTGGGTCCGCGAGAAGGCGGAACTCGAATTCGACGAAACGGACGCTCTGCTCGGCGGATTCGGCACCGCACAGGACATCACCGAGCGCAAACAGGCCGAGCAGGCCCTGCGCATCAGCGAGGCCCGATACCGACAACTCTCCGAAAGTCTCGAGGAAACGGTCAAGAAACAGGTCGATGAACTGCGACAGGCGCAGACTCTGGCGGCTATCGGACAGATGGTGTCGGTCGTGGCCCACGAGATCAGAAATCCGCTGCACATGATCACCTTTGGAATCGAAAATCTGCAGAGAGCGCTGGGACATATCCCGCAGAATCCGGAGATTCCGAATATCGTTGAAGAAATCGAGTACGGCTCAAAACTTATGGATAGCGTCATCACGGAGTTGCTGCATTACGTGCGACCGGTCACCGTCGACCGTTCCTGGTGGTCAATCCGCGACATCGTTCAGCACGCACTGACCCTTGTCGATCATAAACTCCGCAATATCTCCGTCCGGATCGACGTCGAACAAACGCAGATTTTCGCCGACGCCCAAAAATTGACAAGAGTCTTTGCCAATATCATCTCAAATGCGGCCGATTCCATGCCGAACGGCGGAACCCTCACAATCTCCGGGCGCCCCTTCGAAAGCGAACGGACCGCCTTGCTCAAAATCTGCGTTTCCGACACCGGCTGTGGAATCGATGAAAAAACGATTCATAAAATCTATGAACCGTTCTTCACCACAAAAACCAGAGGAATAGGACTCGGCATCCCCATCTGTAAAAAACTCATCGAGGCGCATGAGGGCCGGCTTGCGATCGCGAGCAAAATCAAGCAGGGAACCACCGTCGAAATTACGCTTCCCCTGCAAAA
This DNA window, taken from Candidatus Abyssobacteria bacterium SURF_5, encodes the following:
- a CDS encoding PAS domain S-box protein, yielding MPDAKILIVEDEGIEALDMQQRLESFGYTVSGVASTGKEAISMARETRPDLILMDIMLQGDVDGVTAAEDIRTRFDIPVIYLTAYADEHTLQRAKKTEPFGYIVKPFQERELHITIDMALYKHTMERRLRESEKWLSTTLRSIGDAVIATDRSGLITFMNPVAEALTGWSLEEVRHKELHEVFKIINLNTHRPVESPVSKVLLDGTIQGLANHTILITRSGAEIPIDDSAAPIRDDNGDIIGVILVFRDVTERVRAEEELQKAHDELEMRVNERTAQLIQAVKELKEEVSRRTAAEIALRASEQAVKAERKRFFDVLEMLPAYVVLLTPDYHVEFDNRFFRERFGQSYGRRCFEYLFNRTEPCEVCDTFKVLKTMAPHEWEWLGPDGRNYYIYDFPFVDSDGSTLILEMGIDITEQKQAREALQNLNQVLEQRVAERTTALRESEEDLNRAQAVAHTGSWRLDVRRNELRWSAETYRIYGIPEGTPLTYETFLDCVHPDDREYVDRKWNAAVSGAPYDIEHRIIVDGAVKWVREKAELEFDETDALLGGFGTAQDITERKQAEQALRISEARYRQLSESLEETVKKQVDELRQAQTLAAIGQMVSVVAHEIRNPLHMITFGIENLQRALGHIPQNPEIPNIVEEIEYGSKLMDSVITELLHYVRPVTVDRSWWSIRDIVQHALTLVDHKLRNISVRIDVEQTQIFADAQKLTRVFANIISNAADSMPNGGTLTISGRPFESERTALLKICVSDTGCGIDEKTIHKIYEPFFTTKTRGIGLGIPICKKLIEAHEGRLAIASKIKQGTTVEITLPLQNSETQ